In one window of Erinaceus europaeus chromosome 17, mEriEur2.1, whole genome shotgun sequence DNA:
- the LOC132533724 gene encoding coiled-coil domain-containing protein 81-like, protein MTIKASKEKTERKLNSFSYSTVNFLPRPPGQKPTPASGNIAPVILPTTVEPNKTVFTKTRTKSVPHPPSPSKNTKTEPKTSETTTCRDHEKAGQELCYVCMQRRKANSALYSNVKLKKEEEQDDQILHQYQIMKDKDTEFKDQVVECLD, encoded by the exons atgaccattaaagcctcaaaggaaaagactgaaaggaaacttaactctttctcttattctacagtcaactttctacctagacctcCAGGTCAAAAACCCACTCCAGCATCTGGAAATATTGCACCCGTAATATTGCCTACCACAGTGGAACCTAATAAgactgtctttacaaaaacaagaaccaaaag tgTGCCACATCCACCCAGTCcatcaaagaacaccaaaacagaacctaagacctctgagactacaacttgtagggatcatgagaaagcaggacag gaacTTTGTTACGTGTGTATGCAACGCAGGAAGGCCAACAGTGCACTGTATTCTAATGTCaagttgaaaaaagaagaagaacaggacGACCAAATTCTACATCAATATCAGATAATGAAAGACAAGGACACTGAATTCAAAGACCAGGTAGTAGAATGCTTGGATtga